The window GGCAACTTTCTCATGACCCCATGTGTCCATAGAATCCGTGTCCATAATTGTGCAGTTTGCCTGATTCCCTATAATCCTGTCAGGGTTATGGAGATATCACACCCAGGAGATGCAGTTGCTATTTTGATATTTCCAGAAATTTGCACCAGAAATAACGGAAAGTTCCTTATTGATAATATGATATCGGAATCGTAGTATTCACTAAAAGGGGGCTATTCCACCGAAGCTGGGACAGCTGAGATTAGACCCTTACAACCTGGCCTGGGTAATGCCAGCGGAGGGAAATGAGAAAACAAATAATAGAATCCTCTTCGGTTTGAAGGGGATTTCTTGTTACCAAGAAAATGATATCACTTGAATATCCGCAGGATGCCGTGCGTAGGCCAACAGGAGCTGACTGAATTTAAGATTCAAGTTGATATGGGGAATGTTGGTTTGGTTCGAATCGTAACAGAACCGCCTTTGTTTCTCACGAAGAGTACATGAAATGTTCATGGTAGTATCAATTTCAAACTCATATGAAGGCGTTTGGGTTTGATATGGGGAATATCGGGTTAAGGTAACGACAACACACTGTGCTGTCACTGCGGGAAATGGCCTATGTGCGGGAAAGCCGCAGCTTAGGGACACCCTCATAAAAACAACAAGAGGATAAAATGCTTAATAAGACACCACTACTAACCCTGACGATTTGTGCAATGGCTATCCTGGCAATCGACCAGCCGGCACACGCACAGATTAGTGAATTCAAACTCACCGCCAGCGACGCCGAGGCGTATGACTATTTCGGATATTCAGTTTCCATCAGTGGCGACTACGCCATCGTTGGGGCTCGGAATGACGATGATGCCGGAAGTCAATCAGGCTCGGCTTATATATTTGTTCGTGATGGCCAGAGTTGGACGGAGCAGGCAAAACTCACCGCCAGCGACGCCGTGGCGGCTGAGTGGTTCGGAAATTCAGTTTCCATCAGTGGCGACTACGCCATCGTTGGGGCTCCTATTGACGGACTTGATTCAGGCTCGGCTTATATATTTGTTCGTGATGGGCAGAGTTGGACAGAGCAGGCAAAACTCACCGCCAGCGACGCGCGGCGGGGTGACCATTTCGGAAATTCAGTTTCCATCAGTGGTGACTACGCTATCGCCGGGGCTTGGTGGGACGATGATGCCGGAAGTCATTCAGGCTCGGCTTATATATTTGTTCGTGATGGCCAGAGTTGGACGGAGCAGGCAAAACTCACCGCCAGCGACGCCGCGGAGGGTGACCGGTTCGGAGTTTCAGTTTCCATCAGCGGCGACTACGCCATCGTTGGGGCTTATATTGACGGAGGTGATTCAGGCTCGGCTTATGTATTTGTTCGTGATGGCCAGAGTTGGACAGAGCAGGCAAAACTCACCGCCGGCGACGCCGCGGAGGGTGACCAGTTCGGAATTTCAGTTTCCATCAGTGGTGACTACGCCATTGCCGGGGCTTGGTGGGACGATGATGCCGGAATGACTTCAGGCTCGGCTTATATATTTGTTCGTGATGGGCAGAGTTGGACAGAGCAGGCAAAACTCACCGCCAGCGACGCCTCGGGGGCTGAGTGGTTCGGAAATTCAGTTTCCATCAGTGGCGACTGCGCCTTCGTTGGGGCTTTTTTTGACGGAGGTGCTTCAGGCTCGGCTTATCTCTTCAAACGCACCCCCCAAGCCATCGCCTACGTGGTGAACCAATCTTCAAGCAATGTCTCTGTGACAGACATTGCCACTAACACCGTCTTCGCCACAGTAGGCGTGGGCCCGTCCCCGAGAAGCGTCGCCATGACTCCTGATGGGGCTTTCGCGTACGTGACGAATTATGGCTCCAACACCGTGTCGGTGATCGCCACTGCCAGTAACACTGTCGTTGCCACAGTATCCGGCGTGGGTACCGGGCCGATAGGCGTCGCCATAACCCCGGATGGGGCTTTTGCCTATGTGACGAATTATGACTCCAACACCGTGTCGGTGATCGCCACTGCCAGTAACACTGTCGTTGCCACAGTATCCGGCGTGGGCGGCTTCCCGCAGGGCGTCGCCATAATCCCTGACGGGTCTTTTGCCTACGTGGCGAATTTTGCCTCCAACACCGTCTCGGTGATCGCCACTGCCAGTAACACTGTCGTTGCCACAGTATCCGGCGTGGGCCCGTCCCCGACAGGCGTCGCCATAACTCCTGATGGGGCTTTTGCCTACGTGGCGAATTTTGCCTCCAACACTGTCTCGGTGATCGCCACTGCCAGTAACACTGTCGTTGCCACAGTATCCGGCGTGGGTGCCCGGCCGATAGGCGTCGCCATCACACTCGCCCCTATCCCGATTAATAATCCGCCAGAGCTAACGCTGATTGGCGACAAGAATGTGGATGAAGGCGAACTGTTACAGTTTACAGTGACTGCCACCGATGTGGATGGGGATCCCCTTTCCTTCTCTGTCAGCGGGCTCCCATCAGGGGCTACGTTTGATGGTTTCACCGGCGACTTTAGTTACACACCGGCGTTTGACGTGTCCACAAGTGCAGCCGACAGCTTCTTCGATATTTTCTTCGAGGTGAGTGATGGACAGGGCGGTACAGACAGCGAGACAGTGAAAATCACCGTAATCGATGTCGCGGGTGGTACTCCAGAGGGAAACGGCGGCGTCGAACCTATAGACGAAACCACGGGGGGGACTCCCGTTACCCTGACCTTCAACAATGTAACACAAGCGGGCATAA is drawn from Candidatus Neomarinimicrobiota bacterium and contains these coding sequences:
- a CDS encoding beta-propeller fold lactonase family protein, which encodes MLNKTPLLTLTICAMAILAIDQPAHAQISEFKLTASDAEAYDYFGYSVSISGDYAIVGARNDDDAGSQSGSAYIFVRDGQSWTEQAKLTASDAVAAEWFGNSVSISGDYAIVGAPIDGLDSGSAYIFVRDGQSWTEQAKLTASDARRGDHFGNSVSISGDYAIAGAWWDDDAGSHSGSAYIFVRDGQSWTEQAKLTASDAAEGDRFGVSVSISGDYAIVGAYIDGGDSGSAYVFVRDGQSWTEQAKLTAGDAAEGDQFGISVSISGDYAIAGAWWDDDAGMTSGSAYIFVRDGQSWTEQAKLTASDASGAEWFGNSVSISGDCAFVGAFFDGGASGSAYLFKRTPQAIAYVVNQSSSNVSVTDIATNTVFATVGVGPSPRSVAMTPDGAFAYVTNYGSNTVSVIATASNTVVATVSGVGTGPIGVAITPDGAFAYVTNYDSNTVSVIATASNTVVATVSGVGGFPQGVAIIPDGSFAYVANFASNTVSVIATASNTVVATVSGVGPSPTGVAITPDGAFAYVANFASNTVSVIATASNTVVATVSGVGARPIGVAITLAPIPINNPPELTLIGDKNVDEGELLQFTVTATDVDGDPLSFSVSGLPSGATFDGFTGDFSYTPAFDVSTSAADSFFDIFFEVSDGQGGTDSETVKITVIDVAGGTPEGNGGVEPIDETTGGTPVTLTFNNVTQAGITTLTTSAVAPEPPSGFKLGTPATYYMLTTTAVFSSVTVCIDYTGVTFTGKEENLKLFHYDNTINDWLKVTASVDTSANVICSTSLSSLSPFAIFEPEAVEVAIDIKPGSDPNSINCKKDHGRIPVAILSTEDFDATTVDHAALRFGKNGTEAIEMHSDKKTGEPKRHEEDVDGDGDTDLIFHFRFGDTGIECEDTEATLTGETFDGKPIIGKDAIRTVARSWRIERKD